A window from Fragaria vesca subsp. vesca linkage group LG5, FraVesHawaii_1.0, whole genome shotgun sequence encodes these proteins:
- the LOC101298608 gene encoding homeobox-leucine zipper protein ATHB-40-like, which produces MTTTINNQVVDQDHMLLISQMYPDVYTQIVPQVAATKPRRRRKKSKSGEADGAGAKKRKLTEEQVTLLELNFGNEHKLESEKKDRLASQLGLDPRQVAVWFQNRRARWKNKKLEEEYSTLKTAHENVIVEKCKLESEMQKLKERLSETEKEIHRLSERVEGGGSSNSPSSSLSMEANIGGPPPFFGEFGVEEYDDVFYMPQNNYINAMEWMNPYM; this is translated from the exons ATGACAACCACCATTAACAACCAAGTTGTTGATCAAGATCATATGCTACTCATCTCTCAGATGTACCCTGATGTTTACACGCAAATTGTACCACAAG TAGCAGCGACAAAGCCGCGACGCCGCCGTAAGAAGAGCAAGAGCGGAGAAGCTGATGGCGCCGGAGCCAAGAAGAGGAAGCTCACTGAGGAACAAGTGACTCTTCTTGAGCTAAATTTCGGTAACGAGCATAAGCTCGAGTCTGAGAAGAAGGACAGGCTCGCCTCCCAGCTTGGCCTTGACCCTCGTCAAGTTGCCGTCTGGTTTCAGAACCGAAGGGCTCGATGGAAGAACAAGAAGCTGGAGGAAGAGTACTCGACCTTGAAGACGGCTCACGAAAACGTCATCGTGGAAAAATGCAAGCTCGAATCCGAG ATGCAAAAGCTCAAGGAGCGACTCTCTGAGACGGAGAAGGAGATCCACAGGCTGTCGGAGCGTGTCGAAGGCGGCGGTTCGAGCAACAGCCCGAGCTCCTCGCTGTCGATGGAAGCGAATATTGGTGGTCCTCCGCCGTTTTTCGGAGAGTTTGGGGTGGAGGAGTATGATGATGTTTTCTACATGCCCCAAAACAACTACATCAATGCCATGGAATGGATGAATCCGTATATGTGA